TCCAATCCCATCGCTTAATTTTTACAATCCAGATCAGCAGGAAAGAAAGTAAAAGAATTCCGATCACGATAATGACCTGTCCAAATTCCAGACCCAGATTAAAGGCAAGGAGCTCCCATACAATATTCGTGCTTTTTCCAAGCAGACTTTTCAGGTAATTAGAAAAGCCCATTCCGTGAATCAGTCCAAAAAATAAGGTGATGAGATATTTGAAGGTAGCTCCCTTGTTTTTTGGCTTTTTATTTAAAATATTGGATGCGGCGGTGATCAGTATGGTTACCGGAATCAAAAATTCTATCAGCGGAGTATTAATGGTAATCACCTTCAAGACACTTAGGGCCAGCGTAATGCTATGGCCAACGGTGAAAGCGGTAACGAGGATCAGGACTTTTCTCCAGTCACTAACCGCGTAGGTTACGCACAATACCACTACAAAAAGGATATGATCATATCCCTGCCAGTCTAAAATATGTTGCCAACCTAATTGGAAATAAAGCCAAAAATCTTGCATTGGGGTTTAAAATCGTAATTTTGAATTAACTATGCAAACTTTTTTTTAATTTAAGAACGTTTAAAGGCAACTATGTTACAGATTCTGCTGATTTCCTTCCTCCATATCTTCCATCCGTTTTACGTAAGTGTAACGGAAGTTGTACAAAATCCAAAGACAAAAACATTGCAGGTGAGTGCGCGTATTTTCTTTGATGATTTTGAAAAAGCACTGGACCGTAAATATCAGACAAAAGTGAATATCTTAAAACCGGCAGACCGCAAAAAGGTTGATTTGCTAATTGCCGATTATGTACGGAAGCACCTGCAGATTAAGGTCAATCAAAAAATATTAACGCTAAAGTACGTCGGTTATGAAATTGAAGAAGATGCGGCCTGGTGTTATTTTGAAACCCAGCAGACTGCTCCGGTTAAAAACCTGGATATCGTGAATAATATTCTGTTTGATGAACATGAGTCTCAATCCAATATGGTGCATGTCACTATAAATGGCAAAAGAAAAAGTACCAAACTGGATAATCCTAAAAGTCAGGCGAGGCTAACCTTCTAAAGACTTTCTTAAATTTGGACATAAAAAAAGAGGATGCTGTTTTGGCATCCTCTTTTTTTATTATTGATATTGTATGTAAATCGGTTGTGGTTTTAATTTTAACAGCTCTTCTGGTGTCATCAGTCTGTTTGGTGCTTTCTTCAAATCATTCTTATAGAATAGTTTAAATCCGGTAAACTGAACCGGCTCCGGGAAAATGAAGTGACGGTAAGTTCCTTTTTTAAGTTCAGGCTCTCCCCATCCATCCATGTGCATTACCACCTGAACCTCAGGGCGAAGTTTAATGTTTTTATAATTGGTTACCATTTTACGGGTAAAGCGGTGTATGGTAAATATTTTTGGAGGAAGGTTATATTTCTTTACCAGGTTTGCCAGATATTCAGAACAGTAGTTGATGTCTGCAGCATCGTAGGTACCAATCTTTTTACCAGGTTTGCTTCCGTCTTTCATAGAGAATTCAGGGTCAATTCCTAAATGTACATGAGGCATTTGCAAGTACTTCTCTAATCTTGGTAACTCTGCTTTAATGGTACTTAAACCTACTTGTATGTCCAGGAATACAATTGCATTATGCATTTTGGCAATCTTCAGAACAGAGTCAATTTGTTTATCACCCATACGGTTGATGTATTTACCATCTTTTCCTGGTGTGCCACTGGCAACTGAAGCAATGTAATGTACCCCAGCCTGTACCGGAGTAGAAGGATCTGCTTTTTCCCAGTTTTTAATCTCTGCATTTAACCTGCTCCACATCTCTTTCGGTGCATATTCGCCAAGAGCCCCCATTTTTTTTGAGTGTAGGTTTCCATAATAAACCACTACTCTTTTAAAAGGAAGAATGGCGCCGGCAAGAGGGGTAGGCTGATTTTTTACCGGCCAGTTTCCTGTGGTATCGCCATTTGCCAG
This region of Pedobacter steynii genomic DNA includes:
- a CDS encoding HupE/UreJ family protein — its product is MQDFWLYFQLGWQHILDWQGYDHILFVVVLCVTYAVSDWRKVLILVTAFTVGHSITLALSVLKVITINTPLIEFLIPVTILITAASNILNKKPKNKGATFKYLITLFFGLIHGMGFSNYLKSLLGKSTNIVWELLAFNLGLEFGQVIIVIGILLLSFLLIWIVKIKRWDWNFFISSAIFGISFIMAAERFSAAF
- a CDS encoding DUF6702 family protein, with amino-acid sequence MLQILLISFLHIFHPFYVSVTEVVQNPKTKTLQVSARIFFDDFEKALDRKYQTKVNILKPADRKKVDLLIADYVRKHLQIKVNQKILTLKYVGYEIEEDAAWCYFETQQTAPVKNLDIVNNILFDEHESQSNMVHVTINGKRKSTKLDNPKSQARLTF